One region of Balaenoptera ricei isolate mBalRic1 chromosome 5, mBalRic1.hap2, whole genome shotgun sequence genomic DNA includes:
- the PABPC4L gene encoding polyadenylate-binding protein 4-like has translation MHVAAKFRQASLYVGDLHADVTEDLLFKKFSAVGPVLSIRICRDLVTRRSLGYAYVNFLQLADAQKALDTMNFDPIKGKAIRLMWSQRDAYLRKSGIGNVFIKNLDKSIDNKTLYEHFSSFGKILSSKVMSDDHGSRGYAFVHFQSQIAADRAIQEMNGALLKDCRLFVGRFKSRKDREAELQNKASEFTNVYIKNFGDDMDDERLREVFNKYGKTLSVKVMTDSSGKSKGFGFVSFDSHEAAKKAVEEMNGKDINGQLLFVGRAQKKAERQAELKQMFEQLKQERFRRCRGAKLYIKNLDETIDDEKLRREFSSFGSISRVKVMQEEGRSKGFGLICFSSPEEATKAMTEMNGRILGSKPLNIALAQRP, from the coding sequence ATGCATGTAGCAGCCAAGTTCCGCCAGGCCTCCCTGTACGTGGGTGACCTCCACGCGGACGTCACCGAGGACCTGCTGTTCAAGAAGTTCAGCGCCGTAGGGCCCGTGCTGTCCATCCGCATCTGCAGGGACCTGGTCACCCGCCGCTCCCTGGGCTATGCCTACGTGAACTTTCTGCAGCTGGCGGATGCCCAGAAGGCCCTGGACACCATGAACTTTGACCCGATAAAGGGCAAAGCCATCCGTCTCATGTGGTCTCAGCGTGACGCCTACTTGAGGAAATCTGGAATTGGGAACGTGTTCATCAAGAATCTGGACAAATCCATTGATAACAAAACCCTTTATGAACACTTTTCGTCTTTTGGGAAGATCCTGTCCTCCAAGGTGATGAGTGATGATCACGGCTCCAGGGGCTATGCGTTCGTGCACTTTCAGAGCCAGATTGCCGCCGACAGGGCCATCCAGGAGATGAATGGGGCGCTGCTTAAGGACTGCAGGCTGTTTGTTGGCAGATTCAAAAGCCGCAAAGATCGGGAAGCCGAGCTCCAAAACAAAGCCAGTGAGTTCACCAATGTTTACATCAAAAACTTCGGAGATGACATGGATGATGAGAGActgagggaagttttcaacaaaTATGGAAAAACCCTGAGTGTTAAGGTGATGACAGATTCCAGTGGGAAATCCAAAGGCTTTGGCTTTGTGAGTTTTGATAGCCACGAGGCTGCCAAAAAGGCtgttgaagaaatgaatggaAAGGACATAAATGGACAACTGCTTTTTGTAGGCCGGGCACAAAAGAAAGCAGAGCGACAGGCTGAGTTAAAGCAAATGTTTGAGCAGCTGAAACAGGAAAGATTTCGGCGGTGCCGGGGGGCAAAGCTCTATATTAAGAACCTGGATGAGACCATTGATGATGAAAAGCTACGGAGGGAATTTTCTTCATTTGGATCAATTAGCAGAGTTAAGGTAATGCAGGAAGAAGGGCGAAGCAAAGGGTTTGGCTTGATCTGCTTCTCCTCTCCTGAGGAGGCCACTAAAGCAATGACTGAGATGAATGGCCGCATCTTGGGCTCCAAGCCGCTCAACATCGCCCTGGCCCAGAGGCCCTAG